From the Planktothricoides raciborskii GIHE-MW2 genome, the window AGTCAAAAATTCCGAACCTGTAAAGTTTAATGGATTGGGAATAATAGATATTCTTTGGCAGCCAGTGACGGCGGATGCCAAAGTCAATACAAGAGATAGGATTACGACTTGTCTAAGTTGCACTTTGGGTAGGCAACTCAAAGATAGCTTTGGAACAACCCAGTTTTGATGGGTGTTCACCCGAATAAAGTGTAAATCTCGCCCAAATCGGTGTTTGGGGTCAGGCCAAATATCGGCTGGAGGGATCTGATCAAAAAACTGCTTGTAGCTTTCTAATGTCCTGCTATACCAGTCATCAAACTTCAACTGCTCGGATAAGCCTCCGCGAGTTGGATTATGATGCAATGGAGTTTGTAAAACTTTTGGACAAAACTCTTGCCAGTATGATCGCGTATAACTCAGATGTAAATGCCAAGCTTGATCAACCTGATCGGATGGCGTTACCGGATGTTCTGCTACAACAGCTAGAAATGTAAATTTTTTGTATTCCTCAATCACTCTCTGAGTATAGATCAACGACCAGCCGTTATACCTTGCCAACCGTTTGCTGAAAGATAATTGAGTATCTGGTTGGTCGAACGAAAATGCCTCAATTCGTTTGTATAGAGCTATTTGTTGAGAGTTCATTTTCCTCAATTGTTTATCCATAAACCCTACCTCTTGCCCGAAACGTAACACTGAAAAGCATTGCTACTTATCTTCCAATACATCGCGGGAATTGTCAATGAGTCAAAATACTGCTTTTGCTTTAGAAAACCGTTTAGTGCTGCATACTCAGGATATTATGAGTTGCTTTAATAATTAAAAAATGCGTTACTATTATAAGTGGTAAAATATATTTTTTAAAAAATTTATACTTATTTAAAATAAAATAACTTTTGGGTTGTTTATATATTATCTTTATTAATAGTATTATTAAAATCTTAGATAAATTTGTTAAATAACTATTTTTGGCTACATAATTGTGTTTTTTGGTCTAAAAATGGTCGATAATGCTTGCAAAAAATCTGTGTAAATAACAGCAAATTGACGGTAAACAGGGGGTAAATAATCCCATGATTATTTAGATCACAACTCATATATGCTGCCAATAAACATCCCAAAAAAAAATTATAGGATCTATGTATGCCCAGCAAAATTAACTATTTATTACATTACAATATTTTGATACAAAAAAACATATATTATCACATTTTTTTCTTAATAAAACTATTTTTGATCATGTGACATTCACAAATCGAGGAACTAATGCTAATTTTTTTCTAGACGTAATATTGTAACCATCTCGGAGACACCCCGTTGGATCGGGCTATGCCAGCCAAAGATATCTTTTCTAAGAAAAGTTTATCTATCATTTCTTTTTTTATGGCGATATAGGTTGGTGTCTAGTTTCAAGCACAAAATGCCTACTACAGTGCTTGCATTTAAAGTTTTGCTTCCCGCTGGAAGTGTAGCCATTTTTCACAACATTTTTAGAACCGCATCGGGGACAATTCATAGAAGATCAAGTTATTATTTTACTAAATGATTATATCCAATTTTCCTGACTATGCACCACTACCGAAAACCGAAACAAAGCGGCTTAAACCCTTACTATTTCAAATTTACAAGGACTTTTCTGACGGATTTTGAGGGGTCTATAATTTCAAAATGAGACCATAACTCGTAAAACGGGGTTTTATCCGTCGGTTTTCCGCCGCAAAATATGGTCACAACCAAACTGAAACCACTAACCCATATTCGTACAACTCAAGCCACAACAGAACCTCCCCAGTTTCAAAGCGTAGCGAAATGATTTCGAGGGATTACCGTTCTTGAAAAGTAAGGAACTCACAATCACATTTGTATCGAAAACGTAACGTGCTCTGCCGATGCGACCGACTGCAACATTGAATATGGGTTCGCCACAAATAGGACATTTCCAGTTTAGGTACTGAGCGATTTCATAGTTCCGGGTTGTTTTTCTCCCAGTAGCTCTTACCGTATTTCTGGTGGCGTTTTTCCGAATATTCCTTGAGGTTTGGATCGTCTGGTGACGCATCCCCTTTGACCCTCTTGCTCCTTCTAACTAACTTTAGTCTGCCAGTTTAGGCTGCTTTCGGTGCCTGCACTCCGCCTGTTTCGTTACCTACTTGGGCGTGGCTATACCATTGTTGGTACTTTCCGCGAGGGCGGGGGGTGTGACTCCCCCGGTAGGGCTGACCCTACTTACCAAAACGACCAGTTCAGGTCGCGCCTTTTTACTTTTTACTTCAAGACCGCGATCGCCCCTGCCCCTCCCTATGAGTCATGACGTTGCCTTTTCATCGACACCGTTAGCATTCCTATACCACCAATTTAATGACCAACGCCTCCTCAACCAATTCTGGTTCTGAGGATAAACCGTCTTGGCCGGAACGACTTTTGTACCGTCTTGTTCACACTCCCCAACCCTTTAAATCATCCGTTCCAAGGCCGTCTGTAAATCAGCGGTCAGATTAGCCACCGCCCCTCGGCGACTGGTTTGATAAACATCCCAACGTTCGGAAACCGAAATCGGTTCCCCTACAGTCATTTGAACTTTTTGTTTGCCCAGGTTGGGACGTTTGTTGATTTTTTGTCCTTTAATGCGATTCATGGTTGCCCAAACCAGTAAAGTGGTTTCGGCAAAGCGCTCAAATGAAGGGTTTTCTTTGACATAGCGACCTGTCACCGCCACAAAACTTTCCACTAAGCGCATATGCCACATCCGCAGATTCGCTTCTTCAGCGATGCGATCGGCAAGCGATCGCTCAATGGGACACAGACTCTCTACATCAGGAATGTCTTCCCGATAGATGCAATCCCACCCCGCTTGTTCCAGGCGACGGCATCGGTCAATTAAGCCCCCTTTGGGCTGGACATCAAAATATTTTTCTGCCACATTTAAGGCCACATCTAAAATGGCTTTCAGTCGTGTGGGCAATTCGTCATTTTCACTGGTCGGTAAATCTTGATGATAGAAGCGTTGGTAAAAGTTTTCCATTAGCGAGAGTAATCGATTGCCCACGCGAATTAGACGAGGGTATAGGGTGGCGGCAGTTGGCGGTGAGGGCGGAGTCAAATCAGTAATGCCACAATCCGCTTCCATTTCCGTTAAGAGTTCTGCCACCGCTGACCAGTTGTCTTGGAGGTAGTGATATTTAATCCCCAGGGGCAGAATCCAGACTTGTTCATTGCGGTTGGCTTTGAGTAAGTCTTCTACACACCAAAATCCCATAAGAGCAATTCCCGGTTCTAGGGGACTGATAATTTCATTGTGACCGTTGGTGCCTCCTTCGGGAGAGGCGGCGATGGGAAATTCTCCATTGGCAAAGAGTTCTCTGGCAGTTTTTAATCCCTGTCGATCCAGTTTGCCCCGATGAATGGGAATGCCACCGAGTTGAGAAAACAGCCAGCCCACTTGAGATCCAGCCCACAAGGGAATCCCTCGGTCATAGATAAAGTGGGAATGAATCGGGGCATTGAAGGAGATGTTTTGTTGTTTGGCGGCTTGGGGGACAAGGTGCCAGAGTAGTTCGGCGATCGCAAATGGGTCATGGGTACTCGGATGCCGAAAGGCGATTAAAAAACGAATCTTACCTTGTTGAAATTGTTGATAAAGCTGTGCCAAAGTTTCTAGATTTTCCCCTTGGATATTCGCGATCGGGGTCTGAAATTTCCGCCATCCAGGCAATAAAGGTGTTACAACTTTGAAGACCGACAGATTGAACTTTGGGGCAATAAATTCTAGCGGCGGTTGAACTTGCTCGATGTTAGGCATGATATCATGTCCGGTTGAATAGTTATAAATAAATAGGCTACATCTCAATCAAAGCAGAAATGAGAATTGTGGTAACTTTTTAATGGTAAGATATAGTTATTTTCATTTGCCAAAATTGAGCCAATGCTGGGGGTTGCACATTAGTGGGATGATTTGGCGGCAGGGGGCGGTGGGTTTGGCTTGGTGAGTCCCCCCGGTGGGTGCGATCGCGGTGCCCTTCCCCTCTTGGGGTTTTGGCGTAACCACCGCCTTTAGGAATTCCCCCTACAAGATCATCCCTAAGATCATCCCTTAATTTTGCTTTGCAACGCCGATTTGTTTATAGTCTGGGGAAAGTGACGATTCGCCGATTAGCGATTTTATCAATTAATCAACAATTAGACTATTTGATTGATTGGTTGAGCAAAGGGGGCTTTACCATAACAGGAATATATCACCGAAATTTATCACCTAAATTTATCACCTAAATTTATCACCCAATTGGTATCACCCAATTGGTATCACCCAATTGGTATCACCCAATTGAATATGATTGTTTGTTGACTCGGTGAGAGTTACCTGACTTTTTCTGATAATCTGCTCACCCTGTCAGCCAAGATCGCAGATTTAAACTGACTTGAATTCCCAGCCAATGTTATCAGGCGATCGTTTTTGTAATTAATTAATAATTCAGTAATGTTTTTTTACAAAAAAAATCTTGACAAGAGAAAATATTGTGATGTACACTACAGACTATCAAAAAGTTCTTGAAGAACCAAATAGCCTTGAAGCATTCTGAAATATAGATTTCCCACAAATAGGATTTATGCCAAATAGCATAAGCCCTGTCTGTCATAGGAATTCCTGAGTAGTTGCCCCAGAAATAGACGGGGATAAATCCTCACAAAATAAGGTTCTGGTCAGCATAAAAATAGCAATTTGTTTGATTGCCACTGTAATCAAATTAAATCTAACAATTGGCCGAATGGCTACTCACCAGAAAATACTAAATAATTTGTCATAAATTTGTCAAATTGTCAACATTTGTCAACAAAATCAAAGGTAAAACTTAGCAAATTTGATCGCGATCATCCCTGTAATGGTTAAGCCCTTGGTGAAGAAAAAATCAATGACAAAAGAGATGACAATAACGATGACAAAAGAGATGACAAAAGAAATGACAAAACATTAGGTTTCGCTCATCTCTATATGGTTAAAACCCTTAGAAATTAGTAGTTTTTTGCTTTACCCCCAAGGGAATTGAGCGGCTTTCCGGCAACAAACAACTCAATATCAGTCAAAATAATTCAAAGGAGAACCAGAATGAAGAATATAAAACGTATGGCAGTTTTATTCTTCTTGTCGATCTTAGGAGTCCTCTTAGTTAATCAAGTCGGATATGCCGCTACCAATGACCTATCCGCCGTCCTTGAGGTACAAAAATATTATCGATCGCTGCATATTTTGATTATGGCGTTGGTCGGGTTTGGCTTTTTAATGAACTTCATTAAAACCTACGGACGATCTGCCGCTACCGCCACTTATTTATTAGTCAGTATTGGCATTCCCCTTTATATGTTTATTAATGGGTTTGGCATATTTGGGGAAGCGCATACCCTAGAAATCGATAAGTTTATTTTTTCTGAATTTGCTACGGTGAGTCTGTTGATTTGTGCTGGGGCAGTGTTGGGGCGGTTAAAAATGCCACAATATTTATTATTGGGCTTACTATTTATCCCTCCCTATATGGTGAATGAATGGATCGTGTTAGGTGGGGGTTTGGGTCTAATTCCTCAAGGCAGTTTTGTGGATACGGGCGGTTCAATTGTGATCCATGCTTTCGGCGCATTTTTTGGCCTGGGTGTGTTGTTTACTATGACCACCAAAAAAGAATTCGATCATGCCATGCCGGAAGATAATGTGAGTGAAATCTTCGCTTTGTTAGGCAGTATGGTGTTATGGGTTTTTTGGCCGAGTTTTTGTGCGGCTTTAGTCCCCGAAGCACAAATCCCAATGGTGGTTTTGAATGTGGTCATGGCCCTTTGTGGGGCAACTTTATCCACTTATATTGCCACCGTTTTGTTACGCCATAAAATCTCCGTGATTGATATTGCTAATGCTACTTTAGCTGGCGGTGTGGCGATCGGTTCGGTGTGCGATCATGCGACAAATCAAACTGCTTTGATGATTGGAATTTTCGCCGGTATTTTATCTGTAGTTGGCTTTGCCGTGATTCAACCGAAATTAGAAGAATTGTTGCAAAAGAAAGATACTTGTGGGGTGATGTATTTACATGGTTTGCCCGGTTTATTTGGCGGATTGTCGGCCATGTTTGTGGTATCAGGCATGAATGTGATGGCGCAAATTATCGGGATTTTTGTTTCCTTGGCGATCGCCTTAATTGCGGGTTTTGTTTCTGGCAAGATTCTGGTGCTTTCCGGTCGTCGCATTGAACCCTATATCGATGAAGAAGAATTAATCGAAGCCGATTCTTAGACTAAGATGAGAGGATGAAAAGAGTCTAGATTTACCGGGGCAAAGCATGATGCTTTGCCCCTTTTTTTGATTTAACCAATTATTTAACCAATTCCCGGACGACCTTCTTGGAAGCCAAAGCGAATATAATGTTCAAAGCCACTGCGTAAACCACCGGCAGCCACCACTGCTGCCACATCTGGGTTATCCGCTAAATAGAAAGATTCGTCATATCCAGGACTAACTTGCCGTCGTTGTGTTTCCCCAGCAAAGGCAAAATGTTCAAACCCACTATTAATCGCACCAGCAGCTAAAGCTTGGGCTACATCTGGGTTAGATTCCACATAGAATCGGTCATCAAAGAAACGATTAGGATTGCGCCGTTCAAATTGTCCCGCAGTGATGTAATGTTCATAAGCACTTTTGAATGCACCACCGGCTACAGCGGCAGCAACATCTGGGTTGGTAGCCAAATAAAACACCTGATCGAAGAGCACTAAACGGCGATCGCGCCCTTCCGCGAACCCAAAGCGATTAAAATGCTCAAATCCACTTCTTAAACCACCCGCCGCAACCACTTGGGCGACATCAGGATTTTGGGCTAAATAGAGATTTTCGTTAAATAATTTACTGGGGTTGCGGCGTTCTGACTGACCGTGCAATAAATAATGTTGTAATCCGTTGGGATAAACTCCTGCGGCAACGGCTTGGGCAACATCGGGATTATTGGTGAGATAATAATTTTCATCGTAGAACAAGGATAATAAACTTAGGTTTTCCTTGAGGACAAATTGAGTGTAACTTTCAAATTGATTGGGAACTGGGCCGGTTTCTGGGGGAATTTTGACGATAAATCCGTCGCCAACTCCCCGTAAAGTTCCTTGAAAAGGTTGCTGGGTGGGGAAGTCGGTAGAGTTGGTAAATCCCGCGAGATAAACATTGTTATTTAAATCCAGCGCGATCGCCTGTCCAGAGTCAATATCTCCGCCACCAATATAACTGGAATAGCGTAAAGTTTTCCCGTCCGGGGCTAACTTCAAGACAAACGCATCCCGGTTGCCCCCAAAGGTGGGTTGCAAGGCATTCAATCGGGGAAAATCACTAGAATTTGTCGTTCCAGTCAGATAAACATTATTTTGATTATCCACCGCGATCGCCTGCCCTAAATCCGTACCATTGCCGCCTAAATAAGTGGAATATAATAAAGCATCGCCCCTTTCACTTAACTTAGTGACAAACGCATCATCATATCCGCCAAAAAATGTAATTTGAAATGGATTTACCAAGGGAAAATTTCTGGCACTTTGGGGGTTGGGGGGTTCGGAAGCAGCAAAGGGTTGCCCAATGTTTGATAACCCCGTTTTTCCGGTGACATAAACACTGCGACTTTGGTCAATGGCGATCGCTAATCCTTGATCCACATCTCCCCCACCTAAGTAGGTCAAAAAAATCGCATTTCCATTGGGGTCAAACTTACCCACAAACGCATCAGACTGTCCGCCCAAGGTACTTTGCACCGCAGCAACTACCGGCAAATTTTCGGATTCTGTCGCCCCAGTCACATATATATTGCCGCCATTATCTGTCACAATGGCTTCGCCAAATTCGCGATCGCTACCCCCTAAATAGGTAGAAAAAATTAACCGGGTGCCATCCACAGAAAACTTGGTAATAAAAGCATCTTCATCCCCATCTCTTTGATTATCAAGGGCATTTTGCCCCGGGAAATCTGCGGATCTGGTTGTGCCAATTACCGAGACACTGCCGGTATTATCCACGGCAATTCCGCCCACATTTTCCACCCCGGTTCCGCCTAAATAAGTAGAATAAATTAAGCGACTGCCATCTTCTGATAGTTTGGTGACAAAAGCATCGCCCCCAAACTCAGGGGCAATCCCATCCGCAGAACTTCTTTGAAAAGCATTCAAAACCGGGAAATTTCCTGAAGTCGTGACTCCACCAATATAAATATCTCCTGCATTATCCACCGCAATGCTTTTTGCCGTTTCATTCCCACTGCCACCGAGGAAAGTAGAAAAGACAACCGCTGAACCATCTACAGATAGTTTGGTGACAAAAGCATCCCCATCAAAAGCCCCACCACCAAAGCGATTTTGGAAGCTAAATTGGGTGGGAAAGTCCGTAGAATTTGTCGAACCTGTAACGATAATATTGCCCGCTCGATTAACCACAATATCGCTCACAGAATCCCGGAGACTGCCGCCAATATAACTAGAATATTGAATTGTCGGGTCAATTACTAGGGTGTAGTTGGGATTATATTCGCTAATCTCAAATCTAACGGTATGGTTTTCGGTTAAAATATATTGGGCGGGAATATAAATTTTTTCCCCATTAATTTCTTGGTAAACAATCGGGGCATTTTCCACTAATTCCCCAAAGGGGGTCATTAATACCAGTGCCCCATCTTCCCGTATGCTGATATTTTCTACGCCAGAATATTGCAGCCAAATTTGACTGGGGTCTGCCCCCGGTTGCACAATAAAGTCACTCTTGAGTTCACTGTCTAAGCCGCTATATTTTAAATCGATGCCGTTGTATAGTTCTTGATAAATTAATCCGGCATAATTTGGCACATTCGTCACCCAGTTTTCCGGGTTTTCGCCTTTGATAAAATTGCTGACTCCCGGCAGGGAATCTAGAAAGTCAATCTGGGTATTTTTATTCGCTCCAGGAAAAGTTAATTGGACTAAGTTAGGCAGCTTTTCAGACTGCCATTGATCCGCAGAATTAAATAATATTTTATCGGGAGTAAAAGCGATCGCCTGTTTTGCTCCTTTGACCACCGAATGCACCGTGGGATCGAATTGTCCCTGGTTAGCAATAAAACTTAATGGTAGCGCTTGGAGGTTTAACCCTTCCCCAGTCACGGGATCTGTAGCGTCGGTTGCCGGATTTTCCGGCAGAGGTTCGATTGACGGGTCAACGGAAGGCAAACCGGAAATAGCGGTCAATTCCTGACTCGTTGGTTGCAGTATCGCGGTAATCGTGTCTGGGACAATTTGGTGGGCAATTCCTAACGGAGTTCGGGAAATCTTGCCACCGTTGATTTCAGGGCTGATTTCAGGGCTGATTTCTGTGGTGAAATCAGTTGTAAACAAATC encodes:
- a CDS encoding IS1 family transposase, yielding MNCPRCGSKNVVKNGYTSSGKQNFKCKHCSRHFVLETRHQPISP
- a CDS encoding 1-acyl-sn-glycerol-3-phosphate acyltransferase; translation: MPNIEQVQPPLEFIAPKFNLSVFKVVTPLLPGWRKFQTPIANIQGENLETLAQLYQQFQQGKIRFLIAFRHPSTHDPFAIAELLWHLVPQAAKQQNISFNAPIHSHFIYDRGIPLWAGSQVGWLFSQLGGIPIHRGKLDRQGLKTARELFANGEFPIAASPEGGTNGHNEIISPLEPGIALMGFWCVEDLLKANRNEQVWILPLGIKYHYLQDNWSAVAELLTEMEADCGITDLTPPSPPTAATLYPRLIRVGNRLLSLMENFYQRFYHQDLPTSENDELPTRLKAILDVALNVAEKYFDVQPKGGLIDRCRRLEQAGWDCIYREDIPDVESLCPIERSLADRIAEEANLRMWHMRLVESFVAVTGRYVKENPSFERFAETTLLVWATMNRIKGQKINKRPNLGKQKVQMTVGEPISVSERWDVYQTSRRGAVANLTADLQTALERMI
- a CDS encoding ammonium transporter, giving the protein MKNIKRMAVLFFLSILGVLLVNQVGYAATNDLSAVLEVQKYYRSLHILIMALVGFGFLMNFIKTYGRSAATATYLLVSIGIPLYMFINGFGIFGEAHTLEIDKFIFSEFATVSLLICAGAVLGRLKMPQYLLLGLLFIPPYMVNEWIVLGGGLGLIPQGSFVDTGGSIVIHAFGAFFGLGVLFTMTTKKEFDHAMPEDNVSEIFALLGSMVLWVFWPSFCAALVPEAQIPMVVLNVVMALCGATLSTYIATVLLRHKISVIDIANATLAGGVAIGSVCDHATNQTALMIGIFAGILSVVGFAVIQPKLEELLQKKDTCGVMYLHGLPGLFGGLSAMFVVSGMNVMAQIIGIFVSLAIALIAGFVSGKILVLSGRRIEPYIDEEELIEADS
- a CDS encoding SBBP repeat-containing protein; its protein translation is MFTTDFTTEISPEISPEINGGKISRTPLGIAHQIVPDTITAILQPTSQELTAISGLPSVDPSIEPLPENPATDATDPVTGEGLNLQALPLSFIANQGQFDPTVHSVVKGAKQAIAFTPDKILFNSADQWQSEKLPNLVQLTFPGANKNTQIDFLDSLPGVSNFIKGENPENWVTNVPNYAGLIYQELYNGIDLKYSGLDSELKSDFIVQPGADPSQIWLQYSGVENISIREDGALVLMTPFGELVENAPIVYQEINGEKIYIPAQYILTENHTVRFEISEYNPNYTLVIDPTIQYSSYIGGSLRDSVSDIVVNRAGNIIVTGSTNSTDFPTQFSFQNRFGGGAFDGDAFVTKLSVDGSAVVFSTFLGGSGNETAKSIAVDNAGDIYIGGVTTSGNFPVLNAFQRSSADGIAPEFGGDAFVTKLSEDGSRLIYSTYLGGTGVENVGGIAVDNTGSVSVIGTTRSADFPGQNALDNQRDGDEDAFITKFSVDGTRLIFSTYLGGSDREFGEAIVTDNGGNIYVTGATESENLPVVAAVQSTLGGQSDAFVGKFDPNGNAIFLTYLGGGDVDQGLAIAIDQSRSVYVTGKTGLSNIGQPFAASEPPNPQSARNFPLVNPFQITFFGGYDDAFVTKLSERGDALLYSTYLGGNGTDLGQAIAVDNQNNVYLTGTTNSSDFPRLNALQPTFGGNRDAFVLKLAPDGKTLRYSSYIGGGDIDSGQAIALDLNNNVYLAGFTNSTDFPTQQPFQGTLRGVGDGFIVKIPPETGPVPNQFESYTQFVLKENLSLLSLFYDENYYLTNNPDVAQAVAAGVYPNGLQHYLLHGQSERRNPSKLFNENLYLAQNPDVAQVVAAGGLRSGFEHFNRFGFAEGRDRRLVLFDQVFYLATNPDVAAAVAGGAFKSAYEHYITAGQFERRNPNRFFDDRFYVESNPDVAQALAAGAINSGFEHFAFAGETQRRQVSPGYDESFYLADNPDVAAVVAAGGLRSGFEHYIRFGFQEGRPGIG